A single genomic interval of Piliocolobus tephrosceles isolate RC106 chromosome 7, ASM277652v3, whole genome shotgun sequence harbors:
- the FZD6 gene encoding frizzled-6, whose protein sequence is MEMFTFLLTCIFLPLIRGHSLFTCEPITVPRCMKMAYNMTFFPNLMGHYDQSIAAVEMEHFLPLANLECSPNIETFLCKAFVPTCTEQIHVVPPCRKLCEKVYSDCKKLIDTFGIRWPEELECDRLQYCDETVPVTFDPHTEFLGPQKKTEQVQRDIGFWCPRHLKTSGGQGYKFLGIDQCAPPCPNMYFQSDELEFAKSFIGIVSIFCLCATLFTFLTFLIDVRRFRYPERPIIYYSVCYSIVSLMYFIGFLLGDSTACNKADEKLELGDTVVLGSQNKACTILFMLLYFFTMAGTVWWVILTITWFLAAGRKWSCEAIEQKAVWFHAVAWGTPGFLTVMLLAMNKVEGDNISGVCFVGLYDLDASRYFVLLPLCLCVFVGLSLLLAGIISLNHVRQVIQHDGRNQEKLKKFMIRIGVFSGLYLVPLVTLLGCYVYEQVNRITWEITWVSDHCRQYHIPCPYQAKAKARPELALFMIKYLMTLIVGISAVFWVGSKKTCTEWAGFFKRNRKRDPISESRRVLQESCEFFLKHNSKVKHKKKHYKPSSHKLKVISKSMGTSTGATANHGTSAVAITSHDYLGQETLTEIQTSLETSMREVRADGASTPRLREQDCGEPASPAASSSRLYGEQVDRKGQAGSVSEGARSEGRISPKSDITDTGLAQSNSLQVPSSSEPSSLKGSTSLLVHPVSGVRKEQGGGCHSDT, encoded by the exons CATTTTCTTCCTCTTGCAAATCTGGAATGTTCACCAAACATTGAAACTTTCCTCTGCAAGGCATTTGTACCAACCTGCACAGAGCAAATTCATGTGGTTCCACCTTGTCGTAAACTTTGTGAGAAAGTATATTCTGATTGCAAAAAATTAATTGACACTTTTGGGATCCGATGGCCTGAGGAGCTTGAATGTGACAG ATTACAATACTGTGATGAGACTGTTCCTGTAACTTTTGATCCACACACAGAATTTCTTggtcctcagaagaaaacagaacaagtCCAAAGAGACATTGGATTTTGGTGTCCAAGGCATCTTAAGACTTCTGGGGGACAAGGGTATAAGTTTCTGGGAATTGACCAATGTGCGCCTCCATGCCCCAACATGTATTTTCAAAGCGATGAGCTAGAGTTTGcaaaaagttttattggaatagtttcaatattTTGTCTTTGTGCAACTCTGTTCACATTCCTTACTTTTTTAATTGATGTTAGAAGATTCAGATACCCAGAGAGACCGATTATATATTACTCTGTCTGTTACAGCATTGTATCTCTTATGTACTTCATTGGATTTTTGCTAGGCGATAGCACAGCCTGCAATAAGGCAGATGAGAAGCTAGAACTTGGTGACACTGTTGTCCTAGGGTCTCAAAATAAGGCTTGCACCATTTTGTtcatgcttttgtattttttcacaaTGGCTGGCACTGTGTGGTGGGTGATTCTTACCATTACTTGGTTCTTAGCTGCAGGAAGAAAATGGAGTTGTGAAGCCATTGAACAAAAAGCAGTGTGGTTTCATGCTGTTGCGTGGGGAACACCAGGTTTCCTGACTGTTATGCTTCTTGCTATGAACAAAGTTGAAGGAGACAACATTAGTGGAGTTTGCTTTGTTGGCCTTTATGACCTGGATGCTTCTCGCTACTTTGTACTCTTGCCACTGTGCCTTTGTGTGTTTGTTGGGCTCTCTCTTCTTTTAGCTGGCATTATTTCCTTAAATCATGTTCGACAAGTCATACAACATGATGGCCGGAAccaagaaaaactaaagaaatttatGATTCGAATTGGAGTCTTCAGCGGCTTGTATCTTGTGCCATTAGTGACACTTCTCGGATGTTACGTCTATGAGCAAGTGAACAGGATTACCTGGGAGATAACTTGGGTCTCTGATCATTGTCGTCAGTACCATATCCCATGTCCTTATCAG GCAAAAGCAAAAGCTCGACCAGAATTGGCTTTATTTATGATAAAATACCTGATGACATTAATTGTTGGCATCTCTGCTGTCTTCTGGGTTGGAAGCAAAAAGACATGCACAGAATGGGCTGGGTTTTTTAAACGAAATCGCAAGAGAGA TCCAATCAGTGAAAGTCGAAGAGTACTACAGGAATCATGTgagtttttcttaaagcacaatTCTAAAGTTAAACACAAAAAGAAGCACTATAAACCAAGTTCACACAAGCTGAAGGTCATTTCCAAATCCATGGGAACCAGCACAGGAGCTACAGCAAATCATGGCACTTCTGCAGTAGCAATTACTAGCCATGATTACCTAGGACAAGAAACTTTGACAGAAATCCAAACCTCACTAGAAACATCAATGAGAGAGGTGAGAGCGGACGGAGCTAGCACCCCCAGGTTAAGAGAACAGGACTGTGGTGAACCTGCCTCGCCAGCAGCATCCAGCTCCAGACTCTATGGGGAACAGGTCGACAGGAAGGGCCAGGCAGGCAGTGTATCTGAAGGTGCACGGAGTGAAGGAAG GATTAGTCCAAAGAGTGATATTACTGACACTGGCCTGGCACAGAGCAACAGTTTGCAGGTCCCCAGTTCTTCAGAACCAAGCAGCCTCAAAGGTTCCACATCTCTACTTGTTCACCCGGTTTCAGGAGTGAGAAAAGAGCAGGGAGGTGGTTGTCATTCAGATACTTGa